CGGTCAAGGAGGAACTGAAGGATCTCATTCTGCGGGGAGGATCGGCGATCGAGGTCAAGCGGGAAGCGATAAGGCTCGGGATGAAGACGCTCCGCCAGGCGGGGCTTTCGAAGGTCGAGGAGGGGGTCACGACGCTGGAGGAAGTGCTGCGGGTGACCGCCGCCGACTAAGGAGGAAGACGGCCATGGTATCGATGCATGAGATGCTGAGCGTCATGTACGAGAAGGGCGCTTCCGACCTGCACATCACCACGGGGATCGCCCCCACCATACGCGTGGACGGACGGCTGATCCCGCTGCCGGCCGAGCCGCTTACACCGCCGGACACCAAGCGGCTTTGCTACAGCATCCTCACCGAGGCGCAGAAGCAGCGTTTCGAGGAGGAGAAGGAGCTCGATCTTTCCTTCGGAGTGAAGGGGATGAGCCGCTTCCGCGCCAATATCTACTTGCAGCGGGGGGCCGTCGCCGGCGCCTTCAGGACCATCCCGTTCCGCGTCCGCTCGTTCGACGAGCTGGGGCTCCCGAACGTCCTGAAGGAGCTGTGCAAGAAGCCGAGGGGCCTGCTGCTGGTGACGGGGCCCACCGGATCCGGCAAGTCGACGACGCTGGCTGCGATGATCGACAAGGTCAACATGGAGCGGCAGGAACACATCGTCACCATCGAGGATCCGATCGAATACCTTCATCCGCACAAGAAGTGCCTTGTCAACCAGCGGGAAGTGAACGCGGACACGCAGACGTTCAAAAAGGCCCTGAAGCACATATTGCGGCAGGATCCGGACATCGTGCTCATCGGTGAGATGAGGGACCTGGAGACGATCGAGGCGGCGCTGACGGTGGCGGAAACGGGACACCTGGTCTTCGCCACGCTTCACACGAATTCATGCGTCCAGACGATAAACCGCATCCTCGACGTGTTCCCCCCGTACCAGCAGCCGCAGGTGAGGGCGCAGCTGTCGTTCGTCCTCGAGGGAGTGGTATCGCAGATCCTCATACCCAAGGCTTCGGGGACCGGGCGGGCGCTTTGCCTCGAGATCATGATCCCCAATCCGGCCATCCGTAACCTGATCCGCGAGGAGAAGATCCACCAGATCTACTCCCAGATGCAGGTGGGGCAGGCCAAGTTCGGGATGCAGACGATGAACCAGTCGCTGCTCGCCGCGTATCTCCGGCGCGACATCACGCTGGAGGACGCCGTCGGCAGGAGTTCCGATCCCGACGAGTTCCGCAATCTCCTGACCGCCGCGCAGAATGCGGCGTCGCAGGGGGCGGGTCGCAGGACGCAGGTGTAACCGAGGGCCACGGAGGATACGATGCCGAAATTCGTCTGGGAAGGAAAAACCAAGGCGGGGCGTACCCTGACGGGGGAAATCGAGGCGCCCAACGAGGCGTTCGTCCTTGCCCAGCTTCGCAGGCAGCAGGTAGTTCCCGTCAAGGTGAAGCCGAAAGGCGCGGATCTTCGTTTCCGGATGCCGGGATTCGGAGGCAAGGTCACTCAGCGGGAGCTTGCCATCTTCACCCGCCAATTCGCCACGATGATCGACGCGGGCCTTCCCCTCGTCCAGTGCCTCGACATCCTCGGCATGCAGCAGGAAAATCAGACGTTCAAGAAGATCATCATGAAGGCGAAGGAGGACGTGGAGAGCGGGTCGACATTCGCCGACGCCCTTGCGAAGCACCCGAAGACCTTCGACGAGCTTTTCATCAACCTGGTCCAGGCGGGGGAGGTCGGCGGGATCCTCGACACGATCCTCTCGCGGCTTGCGGCCCACATCGAGAAGGCGCTGCGGCTCGCAAAGAAGATCAAGGGCGCGATGGTATACCCGGCCACAATCGTCGCCGTGGCGGTCGTCGTCACCGTGGTGCTCCTTGTGTACGTCATTCCGATCTTCGGAAAGATGTTCCAGGATTTCGGACAGGCGCTTCCGGCTCCCACGCAGATGGTCCTCGCAATGAGCGAAGCGACCCGTAAATACTTTTTCGTGGCCGTCATCTTCGTGGCTTTGGCCGTCGTCGCCCTGCGCTGGTACCGCAACACCGAAAACGGGCGCCGGAACATCGACCGGCTCTTCCTGCGGCTGCCGATCGTGGGCCCCCTCCTCCGTAAGATTGCGGTCGCCCGGTTTGCGCGCACCCTGGGGACGATGGTGAGCAGCGGCGTCCCCATCCTGGAAAGCATGGACATCGTCGCGAAGTCGGCGGGCAACCGGATCATCGAGGAAGCTATCCTCAAGGCGAGGATGAGCATCAGCGAAGGAAAGACGATCGCCGAGCCCCTGGCCGACAGCAAGGTTTTCCCCGCGATGGTGACGCAAATGGTGTCCGTCGGAGAGGCGACCGGCGCTCTCGACACCATGCTGAACAAGATCGCGGAGTTCTACGACGAAGAGGTGGACATGGCCGTTGACGCCCTTACCTCCCTCCTCGAGCCGCTCCTCATGGTCTTCCTCGGGGTCGTCATCGGGGGCCTCGTCGTTGCGATGTACCTGCCGATCTTCAAGCTGGCAGGCGTCGTCGGCGGATAAAGATTGGCGGAGAGTCGGCGGGAGGCGGCGGCGGGGGGGCGCAACCTCCTTCTGGTGCGCACCGGGATCACCTTCGCGCTCCTGGCGTCGGTGGTTTCGGTCCATTTCCAGGAGCCGGAGCTCATCCTCGCGGGCGGGTTCAAGTACCTGTACGCCGCCGTGGTCCTTTCCTACGGCTGGCTCCTCCTCCGGTTCGCGCTTTGGGGAAGCTCCGATCCGACGGCCGCGGTATCTGTGGTGCAAGCCGCGGTGGACGTGGCGTTCGTGTCCGTCATCGTCTTCGCCACCGGGCTCTACGACAGCGTCTTCGCCTTCATGTACGTCGTCGTCATCCTCCTGGGAAGCTTCGAGCTTTTTCTCAAGGGAGCGATGGTCTGGGCCGTTCTCTCGGCCGTATCCTACGTGTCGATGCTGTACCTGCAAAAGCAGGGGATCCTGACGCCTCCCGGCGTCGAGACCGTGCATCTCGCATGGGCGCAGTTCATCCGCACCTCCCTTACGAATTCCATCGGATTCCTGCTGACAGGGCTGCTCTCCGGCCTGCTGGGAGAGGACATCCGCAGGACGAGACAGCGCGTAATAGCCCGTGAAGACGATCTGCAGAAACTGGAGTCGTTTCACAAGCACGTGATCGAGAACATCCCCTCCGGCATCCTGACGGCGGACACCAGGGGAAGGGTGAACCTCATGAACGACATGGCGTGCGGCATCCTGGGCGTCAGCCGGGCGGAGGCACGCGGCAAGCGCGTCGAGGAGGTCCTGTCCGGATTGGAGCTCGCGGATCCGCGCGGCGAGTCGCGATTGCCGCGTCCCGAGATATCCTTCCGGCGGCCGGACGGCTCGGAAATATTTCTGGGATTTTCCTCCTCTCCCCTCAAGGACGCGGAGGGCGGGGTGATCGGCCGCGTCGTGATCTTCCAGGACCTGACGCCGGTGAAGCAGATGGAGGAGCGGATCCGCATATCCGACAGGCTTGCGGGCGTCGGAGAGCTGGCCGCCGGCCTTGCCCATGAGATCCGGAACCCCCTCGCGTCGATCGCCGGGTCCTCGCAGATGCTGCGCGAATCGCCCGAACTTACCGACGATTCCCGCACGCTCCTGGGCATCATCGAGCGGGAAAGCATGCGGCTGAACGGCCTCATTTCCGATTTCCTCGCATACACCGGCCCCTCGCTGCGCAACATAGGTACTGTTAATATATCGGACATGATAGGCGACGTAGCCGAAGCCGTCAGGACCGGAGACGCGCGGGAAAAGGGAGTGGCCGTGGAGAACCTCTGCAACCGTGACCTGTTAGTCGACGGAGACGCCGAGCAGCTCAAACAGGTGCTGTGGAACCTCGTGAGGAACGCCGTGCAGGCCACACCCGCAGGAGGGCATGTGCGTCTGGACCTGTTCCCCCAGGTCCGGCACGGGGAACGGTACGCCGTGACGACTGTAAGCGACACCGGCAAGGGGATCGATCCCTCCCACACGGCAAAGATATTCAACCCCTTCTTTACGACCAAGGAAGGTGGAACGGGACTGGGCCTGGCGATATCGCAGAGAATCGTCCAGATCCACCGGGGATTCATCGAGGTGCGTTCCGAGCCCGGGCACGGGAGCATCTTCTCCGTGTTTCTACCCGAAAAGGCGAATGATGAGGAAACCGGCGGTTCCTCCGTCTGAAGGAGCGGTCGTCGTCGTGGGGGCTGGGCTGGCGGGCTCCGAAGCCGCTCTGGTCCTTTCCGCGGCGGGGATCCCGGTGGAGCTGGTCGAGATGCGTCCGGCGGTTTCCTCCGCGGCGCATCGGACGGGGTGGTTCGGCGAGCTGGTGTGCAGCAATTCCCTGGGCTCCGAGGAGCAGTCGTCCGGCAAGGGGCTCCTGAAGGCGGAGCTGCTGGAATTGGGATCGAACCTGATCCATCTTGCCCGGCGGGCGCGCGTTCCGGCGGGGAAAGCGCTGGCGGTGGACCGCGAGATGTTCGGCAGGATGGTCACGGAGGCGGTCTGCACCCGCACCGGCATACGCCTTACGGCATCCGAGGCCCGGTCGATACCCGATGCGCCGATCGTCATCCTCGCGTGCGGCCCCCTTCCCTCGGAAGCGCTGTCGGCGTCCATGGCTTCCTTCCTCGGAGATGCCGGGTGCTATTTCTACGACGCCATCTCGCCGATCGTGGACGCGTCCACTATCGACCGGGAGGAGGCATTCACCGCGGACCGGTACGGCGCGGGAGAAGGGGATTATCTGAACCTTCCGATGACTCGCGAGCGGTACGAGTCCTTCCTCGCCGAGCTGCTTGCCGCCCGCACGGTTCCAGCCAGGGAATTCGAGGAGGAGCGATACTTCGAGTCCTGCATGCCCCTCGAAACAATGGCGCGCCGCGGGCCGGAAACGCTGCTGTACGGACCGCTGCGGCCCGTGGGGCTCCGGGATCCCAGAACCGGAAGGACACCATACGCCGTGGTGCAGCTCCGCAAGGAAAACGCGGCGGGGACGATGCTCAATCTCGTGGGATTCCAGACCAGGCTGGCTTATCCCGAGCAGGAGAGGGTGTTCTCCATGATCCCCGGCCTTTCCCGGGCGAAATTCCTGCGGCACGGCTCCGTCCACCGGAACGCATTCATCGACGCTCCGCGCCATCTCCATCCATGGCTCGAGTGCAAAAAGCGGCCGGGGCTTTTCTTTGCGGGGCAGATTTCCGGAGTGGAAGGATACGTCGAGTCGATCGCCGCCGGTTTAGTCGCGGCGGTGTCCGCGGCGGAAAGGGCGGAAGGGCGCGATCCGGTGCCCTTTCCCGGTATCTCGATGACCGGTGCGCTCCTCCGGCATATCTCATCGCCCGGGGCGGGGGCGTTTCAGCCCATGAACGCCAACTTCGGATTGCTCCCCGAGCCTTCTCTGGGAAAGAAAAGGGAACGGAAGGCGAGGCAGGCCGAAGCGGCGCTCTCCGCAATCGCCGATTTCCGCAAGAGCTTCTTCAAATTTAACCCTTTGTGTGTTACATAAATCTTTTCCTTTTTTTCTTGGTAAGGAAGGGACGGTAGGCGCGAATGGGATCCGCGGTTCGCCGGTTCTCGCAGTTTCTCCTGTCGGAGCGGAACGCTTCGGACGAAACGGTGCGCGCCTATCTGCGCGAAGTATCCGGGCTTCGGTCCTTTCTCCGGGAGACGGCGGGGAAGGATCCCGATGACGTGTGGGGCGGCTGGAGAACGGTGACCGCCGCGGACCTGCGCCGGTATTTCACCGCTTCTTTCGCCGGAAGGAAATCTTCCACGATGGCGCGGAAGATATCGGCCGTACGGTCGTTTTTCTCCTTTCTCATGGGACAGGGAGAAATCGGCGGGAACCCGGCGGCGGAACTCACCGCTCCCCGCAGGGAGATGCGGCTTCCCGATTTTCTGCCGGTGGACGAAATGATGGACCTGCTGCGTTCGCTTCCCCGGGGGGGCGAGCGGGAAGACCGCGATGCGGCGATCATCGAGCTTCTTTATTCTTCAGGTTTGCGGGTTGGTGAACTTGTCTCTCTTCGCGCGGAGGATGTGAACCTGGATGAAAGGACGGTCCGAGTGTCCGGAAAAGGGCGCAAAGTGCGGATAGTCCCCGTGGGCGAAAAAGCGGCCGGCGCGTTGAAGGCGTACCTTGATTCATCCGGCCGCGGGTATTCGGCGGAGCGCGGCGCGCCTCTCTTCCGGAACCTGCGCGGCGGAGCGCTGACCGCGCGGAGCGTAGCGCGGATCCTGGAGGGGGCGCTGCGAAGGGCGGCCTCGGAGAGGCACCTGTCGCCGCACGGCCTGAGGCATTCGTTCGCCACCCATCTGCTCGAATCGGGCGCAGACCTGAGGGCCATCCAGGAGATGCTTGGGCACGCGTCGCTCTCCACGACGCAGCGCTACGCGAGGGTCAACGTGAGCCACCTGCTGCGGACCTACGAATCCGCGCACCCGCTTTCGCGGGTAGGGAGGAAGCCTTGAGCGGGATGCGCAGCACGACGATCGTGGCGGTTTCACGGGACGGGAAAGTGGCCATGGCGGGTGACGGCCAGGTGACGTTGGGAAGCACCGTCCTCAAGCACACCGCACGGAAGATCCGCCGCCTTCACGAGGACCGGGTGCTGGCCGGGTTCGCCGGGGCGACCGCGGACGCGATAACGCTGTTCGAGAAGTTCGAGGGAAAACTCTCGGAATTCCGGGGCAACCTCCGGAGGGCGGCGGTGGAACTGGCTAAAGAGTGGAGAACCGACAGGGTGCTTCGGCGGCTGGACGCGATAATGGTCGTGACTGACGGGAAAGAACTGATGCTTCTCTCGGGGAGCGGCGACGTGGTCGAGCCGGACGACGGAGTGATCGGCGTGGGTTCCGGCGGACCGTTCGCCCTGGCGGCGGCCCGTGCGATGCTCCGGCACACCGGGCTTACCGCCATGGAAATCGCACGGGAGGCGTTGCGCATCGCCTCGGAAATCTGCGTCTACACGAACGATAACGTGACCGCCGAGGAGATCTCTGCGCCATGACGCCCGGGGCGAAGGAGCCGTGGGGCGGCCGCCCGCTGATCCCGAAGGAGATCGTCGCGGAACTGTCGCGGCACATCATCGGACAGGAGAAGGCCAAGCGCGCGGTCGCGATCGCGTTGCGCAACCGATGGCGCCGGATGCAGGTGTCCGAGGAACTGAGGGAGGAGATCGCCCCGAAGAACATCATCATGGTCGGGCCGACGGGCGTGGGGAAGACCGAGATCGCACGGCGCCTTGCGAGGCTTGCGCAAGCACCGTTTCTCAAAGTGGAGGCGTCGAAGTTCACCGAAGTCGGGTACGTGGGCCGCGACGTGGAATCGATCATCCGCGACCTGGTGGAAATCGCGGTGCATCTTGTCCGGATCGAGGAAATGGGGAGGGTTGCGGAAAAGGCCCGGGCGAGCGCCGAGGAGCGGCTCCTCGACATTCTTCTTCCCCAAAGGCCTGCCGCCCGCGCTCCCGGGAGCCAGGCGCCGGAAGCCGAGCCCAGGCCGGACGAGTCCCGGGAACGCCTTCGGGCGATGCTCAAGGATGGAAGGCTTTCGGAAAAAACGGTGGAGGTGGATGTGAGGGAGAGCGCCTTTCCCGCCATCGATCTCATCGGGATCTCCGGAGGAGGCGGAATGGAAGGGGTGGAAGGCAACCTCCAGGAGATGCTGGGGAACCTCTTCCCCAAGAAGGTTCGCAGGAAGAAGATGCGCGTGCCGGAGGCGCTATCCTTCCTCGAAAACGAAGAGGCCGCCCGCATGGTGGACATGGACCGTGTGAAGCAGATGGCCGTCGAGCGGACGGAGCAGGCCGGCATCGTGTTTCTGGACGAAATAGACAAGATCGCGGGCAGGGATTCCACGGCGGGTCCGGATGTCTCGCGGCAGGGGGTGCAGAGGGACCTGCTCCCCATCGTCGAGGGGTCGAACGTTAACACGAAGCACGGGATGGTCCGGACGGACCACATCCTGTTCATAGCGGCCGGGGCTTTCCACACCGCGAAGCCGTCCGACCTGATCCCGGAACTGCAGGGAAGGTTCCCGATCCGCGTGGAGCTCGAAACGCTTACGAAGGAGGATTTCGTGCGGATACTCACGGAGCCGCACGGCGCCCTCACGCGGCAGTACTCGGAGCTTCTGCGGACCGAAGGCGTGCGCCTGTCGTTCGCACCGGACGCGGTGGAGCGGATCGCGGAAATGGCCTGCGAGGTGAACGAGCGTACGGAAAACATCGGGGCAAGGCGCCTCTACACGATCATGGAGAAGCTCCTGGAAGATCTCCTATTCTCGGCGCCCGAGATCGGGGAGCGGGAGATCGTCGTGCGCAGAAAATACGTCGACGAGAAACTGTCCGGAATCGTGAAGGACGTCGACCTGAGCCGGTACATACTGTGATTCGGGAATCGGAGAAACGATGAAGGGATATATCCAGAAGGCGGAGACGCTCATCGAGGCGCTGCCGTACATCCGGGAGTTCTCCGGGAAAACGGTGGTGGTCAAGTACGGCGGTGCGGCGATGGCGGGCGATGACCGTATGGCCTCGTTCGCCGAGGACGTCGTCCTCCTTCAATACGTGGGGATCCGGCCGGTCGTCGTTCACGGCGGGGGGCCGCAGATCGACCGGATGCTTGCGATGCTGTCCATCCCTTCCGAGCGCAGGGAGGGGCTTCGCGTGACCTCGCCCGAGGCGATGGAAATCGTCGAAATGGTGCTCGGGGGTACGGTGAACAAGAAGATCGTCGCACTCATAAACAGGTTCGGGGGGAAGGCGGTCGGCCTCACGGGGAAGGACGGAGGATTGATCAGGGCAAGGAAACACGCCGCCCCCGGCCGCGACGGCAACCCGCTCGACCTGGGGATGGTGGGGGAGGTCGCGGGGGTGAACCCCGATGTCCTGAAAGGATTGGAGCGGGACGGCTTCGTGCCGGTGATCGCGCCCATCGGCGTCGGGGAGCAGGGCGAGGCGTACAACATCAACGGGGATACCGCCGCCGCGGAAGTGGCGGCCGCTGTCCGCGCGGAGAAGTTCATCCTCCTCACGGACGTGCCCGGCGTCCTCGACCGCAAAGGTGAGCGCATCTCCACGATGACGGCCGAAGAGGCGACGTCCTCCATCCGGGATGGCTTGATCACCGGCGGGATGATACCGAAGGTGGAGTGCGGCCTCACCGCATTGCGGAAGGGCGTGAACAAGGTGCATATCCTCGACGGCCGGGTCCCTCACAGCGTGCTGCTCGAAATATTCACCGATGCGGGGATCGGCACCGAGATCGTCCGGGCGCCGGGGTAAGGGGGAGCGCCGTGGGCAACGCAGAAGTCGTCGAATTGACGGAAAAGCACCAGATGGCGAATTACGCCAGGTTCCCGGTGGCCTTCGTGCGCGGCGAGGGAGCGAGACTCTTCGACGCCGACGGGCGCGAGTACCTCGACTTCCTGGGCGGCATCGCCGTCGTGCTGCTGGGGCACGCGCATCCGGAGGTCACGCGCGCCGTCACCGACCAGGCGCGAAACCTGCTTCACGTCTCCAACCTGTTCCATGTGCCGGTCCAGTCCGAGGCGGCGAAGCTGCTTTCGACGGCGGTCCGCGGAGGCAAGGTGTTCTTTTGCAACAGCGGCACGGAGGCGAACGAGGCGGCGATCAAGATGGCGAGGAAGTGGTCGGCGGACCGGGGCAGGGAAGGGGTTCACGAATTCGTCGTCCTCGAGGGTTCCTTCCACGGCAGGACCTACGGCGGCCTTTCCGCCACCGGACAGCCCAGGTTCCACAAGGGGTTCGAGCCGATGCTCCCGGGGTTCGTAACAGTGCCGTTCGGCGACCTCGGTGCGCTGGAAGCGGCGCTTACGGACCGGACGTGCGCTTTCATGTTCGAGCCCATACAGGGGGAGAGCGGAGTGCGAATGCATCCGCCGGAATATTTGCAGGAAGCGGAGAGGATCTGCCGGGAGCGGGGCGTTCTTCTCGTCGCTGACGAGATCCAGACGGGGCTCGGGCGGACGGGCGCCATGCTCGCCTGCGAGCGGTTCGGGGTCGATCCCGACATCGTCACCCTCGCGAAGGGGCTGGCCAACGGCCTCCCCCTGGGAGCCGTCGTGGCGCGCGAGGAGGTGGCTGCCGCGTTCGGCCCCGGCGCCCACGGGAGCACCTTCGGCGGAAATCCCGTGTGCTGCGCCGCGGCGAAGGTGGTCCTCGAGGCGTTGAAATCGCCCGGCTTCTTCGAGGATGTTTCACGCAAGGGGGAGCTGTTCCGGAAAGGGCTCTGCGAGCTGGCGGCGCGCAGGACGGATATCCGCGCCGTGCGGGGGATGGGGCTGATGCTCGCGATCGAAATGGAGTGCGAAACCAGGGAAATCGCGCAAAAGTGCCTCGAGAACGGTCTCATCGTGAACGCCACCTCCGGGAACGTGCTCCGTTTCCTGCCGCCGCTTACGGTCAACGACGGAGAGATCCGGCAGGCGCTGAGCCTGCTCGGGGCTTCGCTGCCCGCCGGGGGGCGGAAGTGAAAAAGGACTTTCTCAGGATCCTCGATCTTACGCGCCGTGAGCTCCTTTCCCTTCTTGCGGATGGGGTGAAGTGGAAGCGAAGGGGAGGCCGCCGTTCGGCTCCGCGCCCGCTTCAAGGAAAAACCCTGGCCATGATCTTCCAGAAGGCTTCCACGCGGACGAGGGTTTCCTTCGAGGTCGGAATGACACGGCTGGGGGGGCACGCGCTGTTCCTCTCCCCGGACGACACGCAAATAGGGCGGGGAGAGCCGGTCCGGGACACCGCAAGGGTCCTTTCGCGGTATGCGGATGCCGTCATGATCCGCACGTTCAGGCAGGAGACGCTGGAGGAACTGGCTTCCCATGCATCCGTGCCCGTGATAAACGGGCTGACCGATCTCCATCACCCGTGCCAGGTCCTCGCGGACCTGATGACTGCACGGGAGCGCGGCTTCGATCTGCGAAGGCTGAAAGTCGCATTCATCGGCGACGGCAACAACGTGGCGAATTCGTGGGTGGAGGCCGCATTCCTGCTCGGCTTCTCCCTGCGCCTGGCCTGTCCGAAGGGGTTCGAGCCCGACGCGCGGGTCCTGCGGGAAGCCTCGGGCGCCGGGAGCGGAGACGTTCGCATCGTCCGCGATCCGGTGGAGGCGGCGAAAGGCGCCGACGTCCTGTACACTGACGTGTGGACAAGCATGGGGCAGGAAAAGGAGCGCAAGCGCCGCCTCGCCGCTTTCCGCGGATACCGGATCGACGAAGGGCTACTGAGCGTCGCCGGAAAAGGGGCGATCGTGATGCATTGCCTTCCGGCCCACCGCGGCGAGGAAATCACGGACGGAGCCATGGAAGGGCCGCAATCGGCGGTGTTCGACGAGGCGGAGAACCGTATGCACATCCAGATGGCCCTCCTCGAGAGGCTCATCCCACATTAAGCGACGGAGGAAGCGACATTGGGAAACGTGAAGAAGGTGGTGCTCGCATATTCCGGGGGGTTGGACACCTCGGTCATCCTGCGGTGGCTCATCGAGAAGTATGATTGCGAAGTGATCGCATTCGTGGCCGATCTCGGGCAGGGAGAGGAACTCGCCCCCGTTCGCGCGAAGGCGAAGAAGACGGGCGCGTCCAAGGTGTACGTCGAGGACGTAAAGGACGAGTTCGTACGCGATTTCATCTTCCCGGCTCTCATGGCGAACGCCGTTTACGAGGGGTCGTACCTGCTGGGGACTTCCATCGCCCGGCCGCTGATCGCCAAGAAGCAGATAGAGGTGGTCCGGAAGGAGAAGGCGGAGGCCGTCTCCCACGGAGCAACCGGCAAGGGGAACGACCAGGTCCGGTTCGAGCTTACCTATTATGCGCTGATGCCCGGCATCCGGGTGATCGTGCCGTGGCGGGAATGGGACCTTTCCTCCCGCACCGACCTTGTGAATTACGCGAAGAAGCACGGCATCCCGACGCCGGTCACGGCGAAGAAGCCGTACTCCAGCGACAGGAACCTCATGCACATAAGTTTCGAGGGAGGGATCCTCGAGGACCCGTGGGCCGAGCCCCCCGCGGACATGTTCGTGCTAACGAAGTCTCCGGAGAAGGCCCCCAACCGGCCCATGTATGTGGAGGTGGATTTCGAGGAAGGCGTCCCGGTCGCCGTAGACGGGAAGCGCATGGGCCCGGCGAAGCTTCTTGCGCACCTGAACAGGCTGGGAGGCATCAACGGAATAGGGCGGGTGGACCTGGTGGAGAACCGGTACGTCGGAATGAAATCGCACGGCGTGTACGAAACGCCCGGCGGCACGATCCTGCACGTCGCCCATCGCGCGGTCGAGTCGGTCACGCTGGACCGGGAAGTGATGCACCTTCGGGATTCGCTCATCCCGAAGTTCGCCGAGCTGATCTATTACGGCTACTGGTACTCGCCCGAGATGGACCTGCTGAAGGCCACCGTCGAGAAGTCCCAGGAGAACGTCACCGGCACCGCGCGCCTGAAGCTGTACAAGGGGAACTGCATGGTAGTGGGGCGGAAGAGCCCGGTCTCCCTCTATCGGACCGATTTCGCCACGTTCGAGAAGGAGACGGTATTCAACCAGGCGGACGCCACCGGGTTCATCAAGATCAACGCGCTGCGGCTCAAGATCCGGTCCATGCTCAAGAGCCGGAAAGGCTGAAACGAGTGCACCGTCTCGCAAATATATTGGCATTCGAGCGCCGCTGCATCCGCTTCAGCTTCGTTGCGCTCGTTCGCCGTACTCTCACAGTACGTCTCCACTCGCGCGCCTTGCCGGCGCGGCGCATCGACGCTCTCGGTGCGCAATCCATTTACGAGGCGGTACACTAGTATGGCGAAGAAGAAAGCCTGGGGAGGACGGTTCGAGGGCGGCACCGACAGGTTCGTCGAGGAGTTCACGGCCTCGATCCCGTACGACATACTGCTTTACCGGCAGGACATCGCGGGGAGCATCGCCCATGCGCGCATGCTGGGAAGGCAGAAAATCATTTCCAGGGCGGATGCGAACCGGATCGTTTCGGCGCTGGAGTCGATCCGCGGCGAGATAGAAGCCGGGAAACTGTCTTTCGACCTCTCCCAGGAGGATATACACATGGCGGTGGAAAGCCGCCTGCTCCGGAAGGCGGGAAAGGCGGGAGGGAAGCTCCATACGGGGAGAAGCCGGAACGACCAGGTCGCGCTCGACCTGCGTCTTTACCTGCGGGAGGAAATCGACGGCATACTTGCGCTTTTCGCCAGGGTCAAGGAGCGGATCCTTGGGAAGGCCGAGGAGTGCTTCGGCGTCGTCATGCCGGGATACACGCACGTCCAGCGGGCGCAGCCTGTCCTGTTTTCACATCACCTGCTTGCTTATTACGAGATGTTCACGCGCGACGAGGATCGGTTCCGGGACGCGCGGCGGCGCATGAACGTGTCCCCACTCGGAGCGGGCGCCCTGGCGGGGACGACTTTCCCGCTGGACCGGGAATCGGTCGCGCGCGAACTGGGCATGGACGGCGTTTGCGAGAACAGCATCGACGCGGTTTCCGACCGCGATTTCGTCGCCGACTTCCTCTTCGCGGGTGCGGTGGCGATGATGCACCTTTCCCGGTTTTCCGAGGAGATGGTCTACTGGTCCTCCGCCGAATTCGGCTTTCTGTCCCTCCCCGACAAGCTCTGTACCGGCAGCAGCATCATGCCTCAGAAGAAGAATCCCGACGTGGCGGAGCTGATCCGGGGCAAGACCGGCCGTGTCTACGGCAATCTGTTCAACCTGCTGACGCTGATGAA
This genomic window from Deltaproteobacteria bacterium contains:
- the argH gene encoding argininosuccinate lyase, producing the protein MAKKKAWGGRFEGGTDRFVEEFTASIPYDILLYRQDIAGSIAHARMLGRQKIISRADANRIVSALESIRGEIEAGKLSFDLSQEDIHMAVESRLLRKAGKAGGKLHTGRSRNDQVALDLRLYLREEIDGILALFARVKERILGKAEECFGVVMPGYTHVQRAQPVLFSHHLLAYYEMFTRDEDRFRDARRRMNVSPLGAGALAGTTFPLDRESVARELGMDGVCENSIDAVSDRDFVADFLFAGAVAMMHLSRFSEEMVYWSSAEFGFLSLPDKLCTGSSIMPQKKNPDVAELIRGKTGRVYGNLFNLLTLMKGLPLSYNRDMQEDKEPAFDSARTLKESLIGAALLIEGLAVNEDRMRYACDDGFLTATDLADYLARKGVPFRKAHEITGRIVRRCEEEGKRLKDLGLKELRSFHPSIDEDVRDAISLSRSVRLRNTRGGTGPAAVRKRIEELRKK